The genomic stretch ACAGGAGGCCAGCAATGCCCTATCCGACATATCTGCGCCGCAGCGATCCCTTTGCGCTGATGCGCTCCATGATGCGCGATCTCGACCGCGGTTTCTGGCCGTCGCCGTCTCGCGCGGCATTCCCGGCAGTGAATGTCTGGCAGGGTGCGGAAGCCGTCGCCGTTACTACCGAACTCCCTGGCATTGAGCCGGGCGATATCGAGATCGCGGTCAAGGACAACGTCCTGACGCTGTCGGGCGAACGCAAGGCGCCCGAGGTTCCCGAAGGTGCGCGCTGGCACCGCAACGAACGCGGTTATGGCAAGTTTTCCCGCGCTATCCGCCTGCCATTCGCGGCCTCGGATGACAAGGTCGAGGCGAGGATGACGAACGGCGTATTGCGGATCGTCATCTCCCGGCCCGAGGCAGAAAAGCCAAAGAAAATCGAGATCAAGGCAGCCTGAGAGGAGCTGGAACGATGAGCACCGACATCACGCAAGCCACCGAAAAGACGCCGACCGACGCGCCCGAGACCGCCGGCGGCGGCCGCATCTACCGCCCGCTGACCGATATCGTCGAGACCGATCAGGGTGTCTCCATGATGCTCGAAATGCCTGGGGTCGCCGCCGATGCGGTCGAAATCACACTCGAAAACCGCGTGCTGACGATCCGCGGCAAGGTTGAGCCGATGCGGCCAGAAAACCTGGAACTTGCCTATGCCGAATATGGCGAGGGTGATTTCGAGAGGGCCTTCACGCTTTCCGAGGATTTCGACCCCGACAGGATCGAGGCCGAGATGCGCGGAGGCGTCCTCACCCTGACGCTCCCCCGAGCCCCTGAAGCGCAGCCAAAAAGGATCGCCGTCAAGGGCGCCTGAAAACCGAAGGAGACACCATCATGCAGATCAAGGACCTGATCCCCTGGGCGCGCAAGGACGGCGCGCCAGACGCCAAGAGCAGCGAAGACAACCCGATCGCGACGCTCCAGCGCGAAATGAACCATGTGTTCGAGAACTTCTGGAACCGGGTCGGTCAGTTCGAATGGCCCTGGGGCAGCGGCGAAGCCAAATCCGACATGGTTGAGACCGACAAGGCGATCGAAGTGTCGATCGAGCTGCCGGGCATGGAGATGAAGGACATCGAGGTGACGGTCAACGATGACATGTTGACTGTGAAGGGGGAGAAGAAGATCGAGCGCCAGGAGGAGAAGAAGGGATACTATCTCTCCGAGCGCAGCTACGGCGCGATCTACCGGACAATTCCGCTCCCCCCCGGTGTGGATGGCGAAAAGGCGCAAGCATCCTTCAAGAACGGGGTTCTGACGATCAAGCTGCCCCAGACTCCCGAGGCGCAGGCCAAGGTCAAGCGCATCGAGGTCAAGAACGGCTGATTTG from Constrictibacter sp. MBR-5 encodes the following:
- a CDS encoding Hsp20/alpha crystallin family protein, translating into MPYPTYLRRSDPFALMRSMMRDLDRGFWPSPSRAAFPAVNVWQGAEAVAVTTELPGIEPGDIEIAVKDNVLTLSGERKAPEVPEGARWHRNERGYGKFSRAIRLPFAASDDKVEARMTNGVLRIVISRPEAEKPKKIEIKAA
- a CDS encoding Hsp20/alpha crystallin family protein, which translates into the protein MSTDITQATEKTPTDAPETAGGGRIYRPLTDIVETDQGVSMMLEMPGVAADAVEITLENRVLTIRGKVEPMRPENLELAYAEYGEGDFERAFTLSEDFDPDRIEAEMRGGVLTLTLPRAPEAQPKRIAVKGA
- a CDS encoding Hsp20/alpha crystallin family protein gives rise to the protein MQIKDLIPWARKDGAPDAKSSEDNPIATLQREMNHVFENFWNRVGQFEWPWGSGEAKSDMVETDKAIEVSIELPGMEMKDIEVTVNDDMLTVKGEKKIERQEEKKGYYLSERSYGAIYRTIPLPPGVDGEKAQASFKNGVLTIKLPQTPEAQAKVKRIEVKNG